From Candidatus Eisenbacteria bacterium:
ACGCCACGGTCGAATCGACGCCGTCGGCACGCGGGCCCGCGCGCAACGTCTCGAGGCGCTCGGTGGCGAGCGTCAGCGCGGCGGCGTCGCGGCCGGCCTGCACGAGCGCCCGCACGCTGGTTCCCGCCGTGGCGGCGAGCCCACCCGCGGCCACGGCGGCGAGCGCCAGGGCGACCAGCACCTCGACGATCGACGAGCCGCGCATGGTCACTGCAGCCGGACGCGGCCGCGTTGATTGACGATGATGCTGGCGTCGCGCCCGTCGGCGGCGAGGACGACGGTCCCGTTTTCCGCCGTGCCCGTCGACCCGAAGCGGATGCGCCGGCGCACGGGCAGCGACGCGAAGCCGACGGGGGCCGGCAGCGCCGTGGTCGAGCGTGTCGCACCCCCCGCGTCCTGGATCGACCAGGTGCCGCTCGCAGCGTCGAAGGTGGCGTCCAGCGCCGCGCCCTCGGCGATCGCCTGTGCCCGGACCATGCGTAGCGCCTGCCCGAGACCGCGTGCGCTCGACGCGAGCTCGAGCGCGGACGCGATCGTCGCCAGGCGCGCCGAGGCCGTGGCCGCCACGATGCTCCCGAGCGCGAGCGCGATCACGGCTTCGAGCAGCGTCGTGCCGCGTCGCCCCTGCATGCATGCCTCCTTCCGGAGCACGTCGGCGGGGCGGGGCGTCGCGTGCGGGAGCCTAGGTAGCGGCGCGTGCGAGCTGACGCAACGGGACGCTCACGCCGAGAGCGTGAACGGCAGCGAGAACAGCGGCAGGTAGAGCGCGACGACTGCGCCGAGCGCGAGGAATGGTCCGAAGGGAATCGCCGTGCGACGCGCCGCACGCCGTACGAAGGGGCCGACCGCGCGCCAGCCGAGGCGATGGCGCACGCGCGCGAGCGCGCGGCGGCCGCGCGGACCGAAGATCGCGAGCACGCCGCCGAACGAGCCCGCGATCGACGCGACGATCAACACCGTCGGGATCGCCTGCCAGCCGACGAACGCGCCGATCATGGCGAGCAGCTTCACGTCGCCGAAGCCCATGCCCTCGGTGCCCGTCGTGCGCTCGTAGCCCCACGCGACGAGCCACAGGATACCGCCCCCGAGCGCCGCCCCCAGGACGGCGTTCGCGAGCCCGATGCCCGAGGGCAGGCACGAGGCGGCGAGGCCGATGAGGATGCCCGGCAGGCTCACCTCGTCGGGGATGAAGAAGTGGTCGAAGTCGATGAAGGTGATGAGGAGCAGCGCCGCGGTGAACGCGAAGGC
This genomic window contains:
- a CDS encoding GspH/FimT family pseudopilin, producing the protein MQGRRGTTLLEAVIALALGSIVAATASARLATIASALELASSARGLGQALRMVRAQAIAEGAALDATFDAASGTWSIQDAGGATRSTTALPAPVGFASLPVRRRIRFGSTGTAENGTVVLAADGRDASIIVNQRGRVRLQ
- a CDS encoding prepilin peptidase, with the protein product MNALLAVMTPDPATAELGGWFLGVIAFCMGASIGSFLNVCIHRIPEDESIVRPGSRCPKCRTPLAWYDNVPLLSWVLLRARCRRCGVRIAARYPLVELATGGLALLALWRLGPTPAALVAFAFTAALLLITFIDFDHFFIPDEVSLPGILIGLAASCLPSGIGLANAVLGAALGGGILWLVAWGYERTTGTEGMGFGDVKLLAMIGAFVGWQAIPTVLIVASIAGSFGGVLAIFGPRGRRALARVRHRLGWRAVGPFVRRAARRTAIPFGPFLALGAVVALYLPLFSLPFTLSA